Proteins from a genomic interval of Archangium lipolyticum:
- a CDS encoding PA5033 family protein, protein MHRLIGKIGFTLLMAAAAAVPSKAFAQSCSTSTAYYGELLQVADLDGNGTNEAVCNAYSEINVVSGTTATRYPLSNTYWTLASVIDVDGSPGAEVVLKQGNQLTIIKHYSRTTTYFNIGATWEIGAFADVDGIAGNEIAVTTPTQLRIVYARTGSITDHYVGTAFRVATGAVSDMDSNAGKEIPLEAGSNLMIYGRSGGLRSFYIGGTNWKVCTEIANCASDMNGVTGAELLIALPSEVRIVSLQSGTINSYWIGSQYATLRDGVRDFDGVAGNEIAMAQGGNGNLLILRPRAGYLQTINGAGTFGSSWTLVGYVNLDGVAGDEIRVRSNTNNRIYRVYPLSGTVSAE, encoded by the coding sequence ATGCACCGTCTGATCGGAAAGATAGGCTTCACATTGCTCATGGCCGCTGCCGCGGCCGTGCCTTCCAAGGCCTTCGCCCAATCGTGCTCCACTTCGACCGCCTATTACGGCGAGCTGCTGCAGGTCGCGGACCTCGACGGCAACGGCACCAACGAAGCCGTCTGCAACGCTTACAGCGAGATCAACGTGGTCAGCGGCACGACCGCGACCCGCTACCCGCTGAGCAACACCTACTGGACGCTGGCCTCCGTCATCGACGTGGACGGATCGCCAGGTGCGGAAGTCGTGCTGAAGCAGGGCAACCAGCTCACGATCATCAAGCATTACTCGCGAACCACGACCTACTTCAACATCGGCGCCACGTGGGAGATCGGCGCATTCGCCGACGTGGACGGCATCGCCGGCAACGAGATCGCCGTCACCACCCCGACCCAGCTCCGCATCGTGTACGCGCGGACCGGATCCATCACCGATCATTACGTGGGCACGGCCTTCCGGGTGGCCACCGGCGCGGTCTCGGATATGGACAGCAACGCAGGCAAGGAAATCCCGTTGGAGGCGGGCAGCAACCTGATGATCTACGGCCGGAGTGGCGGACTGCGCAGCTTCTACATCGGCGGCACCAACTGGAAGGTCTGCACCGAGATCGCGAACTGTGCCAGCGACATGAACGGCGTGACCGGCGCCGAACTGCTGATCGCGCTGCCGAGCGAAGTGCGGATCGTGTCGCTGCAATCGGGGACGATCAACAGCTATTGGATCGGCAGCCAGTACGCGACGCTGCGCGACGGTGTGCGCGACTTCGACGGCGTCGCCGGCAACGAAATCGCGATGGCCCAGGGCGGCAACGGCAATCTGCTGATCCTGCGTCCACGCGCCGGCTACCTGCAGACCATCAACGGCGCCGGCACCTTCGGCAGTTCGTGGACGCTCGTCGGCTACGTCAATCTTGATGGCGTGGCTGGTGACGAGATCCGGGTCCGCTCCAACACCAACAACCGCATTTACCGCGTCTACCCGCTTTCGGGCACGGTCAGCGCGGAGTAA